Proteins encoded in a region of the Balneola sp. genome:
- a CDS encoding DNA polymerase IV translates to MKKEGHIRKIIHVDMDAFFAAVEQRDNPELRGKPVIVGGKPGGRGVVSTCSYEARKYGVRSAMPTNEAYRLCPHGIFVGARFDAYKEASEIVRNIFFEYTDLVEPLSMDEAFLDVTNNHKGNPSATLVAKEIRQRIFEATQLTASAGVAPNKFIAKVASDFNKPNGLTVITPDKVEAFLEELDIKKFFGVGKATQKKMHALGIKTGADLKKWTEIDLVKAFGKPGRFYYKIVRGIDNREVKPHQTRKSYGKERTFSEDVGDLNWVNNFLDELAGSISEGMQKIPTAGKTITLKVRYKNFDTITRSQSLTHHTNKKEEISSIARQLLEQTEAGTREIRLLGISLSNLNLIKKEYYEQLELPV, encoded by the coding sequence ATGAAAAAGGAGGGACATATCAGAAAAATTATCCATGTTGACATGGATGCTTTTTTTGCTGCCGTTGAACAGCGGGATAATCCTGAGCTTCGAGGCAAGCCTGTAATAGTTGGCGGGAAACCCGGCGGAAGAGGAGTTGTTTCTACCTGTAGCTATGAAGCAAGAAAATATGGAGTCCGTTCTGCAATGCCGACCAACGAAGCCTATCGTTTATGTCCCCATGGAATTTTTGTTGGTGCCCGATTCGACGCTTATAAAGAAGCTTCAGAAATAGTCAGAAATATTTTTTTTGAATACACCGATTTAGTCGAACCTCTTTCAATGGATGAAGCCTTTTTGGATGTAACTAATAACCATAAAGGAAACCCTTCTGCCACTTTGGTTGCTAAAGAAATCCGGCAACGTATTTTTGAAGCAACACAATTAACCGCATCAGCTGGTGTAGCACCGAATAAGTTTATTGCCAAAGTGGCTTCCGATTTTAATAAGCCTAATGGACTCACCGTAATTACCCCCGATAAGGTTGAGGCTTTCCTGGAAGAGCTGGATATCAAAAAGTTCTTTGGTGTAGGCAAAGCCACTCAAAAAAAGATGCATGCATTAGGGATTAAAACAGGCGCTGATTTAAAGAAATGGACAGAAATAGATCTAGTCAAAGCTTTTGGAAAGCCTGGTCGATTCTATTATAAAATTGTTCGTGGAATTGATAACAGGGAGGTTAAACCTCACCAAACCAGGAAATCTTATGGTAAGGAAAGAACCTTTTCCGAAGATGTGGGGGATTTAAACTGGGTAAATAATTTTCTGGATGAGCTTGCAGGAAGCATCTCTGAGGGAATGCAAAAAATCCCAACCGCAGGTAAAACCATTACTCTTAAAGTTCGGTACAAAAACTTCGATACCATCACCAGGAGCCAATCTCTCACTCATCATACCAATAAAAAAGAAGAAATTTCTTCTATTGCCCGCCAGCTTCTTGAGCAAACTGAAGCCGGAACCAGAGAAATCCGGCTACTTGGTATTTCGCTTTCTAATCTAAATTTAATCAAGAAAGAATATTACGAGCAGCTTGAACTTCCGGTATGA
- a CDS encoding 2-phosphosulfolactate phosphatase, producing MPDLRYIDVFFSVHAFQEEDLRGKSAVIIDILRASSSIVTAINSGAKKIIPVEDMSDAVKIARTMDANDYLLCGEKDGSKIEGYHLGNSPLEYTKEAVADKTLIFNTTNGTKAIKKASLANRIYIGSFLNQKSILKALKEHDDEVVLICSGWRGRLALEDTMFAGSLIHALCKGNLPDNTKDGAKVAFGLFERFGDTLEETIQKSDHAFRLRNLVPEDDVPFCCQVDKFKVLPGMKDGIITDLNG from the coding sequence ATGCCAGACTTACGCTATATCGATGTTTTCTTTTCTGTTCATGCTTTTCAGGAAGAGGACCTAAGAGGAAAAAGTGCAGTAATTATTGACATCCTGCGAGCTTCTTCATCTATAGTAACAGCTATAAATAGTGGGGCTAAAAAAATTATCCCTGTTGAGGATATGAGTGATGCCGTTAAAATAGCTCGCACAATGGATGCAAATGATTATCTGCTTTGTGGCGAAAAAGATGGGTCAAAAATTGAAGGCTACCATCTTGGAAATTCCCCTCTGGAATACACTAAGGAAGCAGTAGCTGATAAGACCCTGATCTTTAACACAACCAACGGCACAAAAGCTATAAAGAAAGCCAGTCTTGCAAACCGAATTTATATTGGTTCCTTTTTGAATCAAAAAAGCATTCTAAAAGCACTAAAGGAACATGATGATGAAGTTGTTCTTATTTGTTCGGGCTGGAGAGGAAGACTGGCACTTGAAGATACTATGTTCGCGGGGTCACTTATACATGCTCTTTGCAAAGGAAACCTTCCCGATAACACAAAAGATGGAGCAAAAGTAGCTTTTGGTCTTTTCGAACGATTTGGAGATACTCTAGAGGAAACTATTCAGAAAAGTGATCATGCTTTTCGTTTAAGAAATCTGGTTCCTGAGGATGATGTTCCTTTTTGTTGCCAGGTAGATAAATTTAAAGTACTCCCCGGGATGAAGGACGGGATCATAACAGACTTAAATGGCTAA
- a CDS encoding MRP family ATP-binding protein, which translates to MSINKEQIKTALAHVLHPIEKQDLISLDMIQDLIVQDKYVSFTLEMPEQNESLATDLKQRCTGAIHKFIDKDAVVDIQVGINISRRKQPPTQAPQAQQQVLSGVKHIIAVASGKGGVGKSTVAVNIASALARTGAKVGLMDTDIYGPSIPTMFDLFDRPNVTTQKKLIPLEKYGIKMVSMGFLVDVNQAMVWRGPMATSAIKQFMTDVEWGELDYMVLDLPPGTGDIQLTIVQTVPLSGAVIVSTPQTVALDDVRKGVAMFQKVKVPVLGVIENMAYFIPPDMPEKKYHIFGEGGASRLADELAVPVLGEIPLEQPVREAGDNGAPIVISDSDSNASKELIASTERMIEQLELRASEAKPKVEITFRS; encoded by the coding sequence ATGTCTATCAATAAAGAGCAGATAAAAACAGCGCTTGCTCACGTTCTTCACCCAATCGAAAAACAAGATCTTATTTCCCTGGATATGATCCAGGACCTGATTGTTCAGGACAAGTATGTTTCTTTTACCCTGGAAATGCCTGAGCAAAATGAGTCACTAGCTACAGATTTGAAACAACGATGTACAGGTGCTATTCACAAATTTATTGATAAGGATGCGGTAGTGGATATTCAGGTTGGTATTAATATTTCCAGGAGAAAACAACCACCAACTCAAGCACCCCAAGCTCAGCAACAGGTGTTATCCGGTGTGAAGCATATTATTGCTGTGGCTTCCGGAAAAGGAGGGGTGGGAAAATCAACGGTAGCAGTAAATATTGCTTCGGCGTTAGCCAGAACAGGTGCTAAAGTTGGATTAATGGATACCGATATCTATGGTCCTAGTATTCCCACTATGTTTGACTTATTCGATCGTCCAAATGTAACTACTCAAAAAAAGTTGATTCCGCTTGAGAAGTATGGAATCAAAATGGTAAGTATGGGTTTTCTGGTTGATGTTAATCAAGCTATGGTTTGGCGAGGCCCTATGGCAACAAGTGCTATCAAGCAATTTATGACCGACGTAGAATGGGGAGAATTGGATTATATGGTACTTGACTTACCCCCAGGAACCGGAGATATACAACTTACCATTGTACAGACTGTTCCGTTAAGTGGTGCTGTTATCGTTTCTACTCCTCAAACGGTTGCACTTGACGACGTGAGAAAAGGGGTAGCTATGTTTCAAAAAGTGAAGGTTCCAGTTCTTGGAGTGATCGAAAACATGGCTTACTTCATACCTCCTGACATGCCAGAAAAGAAATATCACATTTTTGGAGAGGGTGGGGCATCCCGTTTAGCTGATGAGCTCGCCGTGCCCGTACTCGGTGAAATTCCACTTGAGCAGCCCGTACGAGAAGCCGGAGATAACGGAGCTCCAATTGTTATTTCTGATTCGGATTCTAATGCTTCTAAAGAGCTGATTGCTTCTACTGAACGAATGATAGAGCAATTAGAACTCCGTGCTTCGGAAGCAAAACCAAAGGTGGAAATTACGTTCAGATCTTGA
- the gcvT gene encoding glycine cleavage system aminomethyltransferase GcvT — translation MSQKTPFYSLHQEAGAKLVDFAGFEMPVQYKGIKVEHVAVREAVGVFDVSHMGEFFISGPEAFDLVQKVTVNDVSKLVPGKAQYSCMCYEDGGIVDDLIVYHLFDDYGYILVVNASNIEKDLAWINQNNTFDAQVHDNSPDTALLAVQGPKSIETLQKLTDLDLSGIAFYSYKMGNLAGLGDVIFSATGYTGEKGFELYFDKNTVDPKAVWNAIFEAGEEFGIEACGLGARDTLRLEMGYALYGNDITKDTHPLEARLGWITKFDKGDFIAKETLLKKKEEGITRQLVGFVMEDERSIPRNGYEIVDESGNIIGEVSSGTMSITLGKGIGMGYVSKEYAAEGTAIQIAIRKKTAPATVARPPFIKK, via the coding sequence ATGTCACAAAAAACTCCGTTCTATTCACTTCATCAAGAAGCAGGGGCTAAACTTGTCGATTTTGCAGGATTTGAAATGCCTGTACAGTATAAAGGTATTAAAGTAGAACACGTAGCGGTAAGGGAAGCGGTAGGTGTGTTCGATGTTTCGCATATGGGTGAGTTTTTTATTTCGGGCCCCGAGGCTTTTGACCTTGTTCAAAAAGTGACGGTTAACGATGTCTCTAAACTGGTCCCAGGAAAGGCACAATATTCATGCATGTGCTATGAGGATGGGGGTATTGTTGATGACCTGATCGTATATCATCTATTTGATGATTATGGATATATCCTGGTAGTTAATGCTTCTAATATTGAAAAAGACCTGGCATGGATTAATCAAAATAACACCTTCGATGCCCAGGTACACGATAATTCTCCTGACACTGCTTTGCTGGCTGTGCAAGGTCCAAAATCAATTGAAACACTTCAAAAACTTACTGACCTGGACTTGAGCGGTATTGCCTTTTACAGTTATAAGATGGGAAATCTTGCAGGTCTTGGAGATGTTATTTTTTCTGCTACCGGGTATACTGGCGAAAAGGGGTTCGAACTTTATTTTGACAAAAACACGGTTGACCCAAAAGCGGTTTGGAATGCAATTTTTGAAGCCGGTGAAGAATTTGGGATTGAAGCATGTGGACTTGGAGCTCGTGATACACTTCGCTTAGAAATGGGATATGCCCTTTATGGAAATGATATCACCAAAGATACACATCCACTTGAGGCTCGGCTAGGCTGGATCACGAAATTTGACAAAGGTGATTTCATTGCTAAAGAAACACTGCTTAAAAAGAAAGAAGAAGGAATTACCCGCCAATTGGTTGGATTTGTAATGGAGGATGAACGATCAATTCCCAGAAACGGGTATGAAATTGTTGATGAGTCAGGCAACATTATCGGGGAGGTATCCAGTGGAACAATGTCCATTACTTTAGGTAAAGGAATTGGGATGGGATACGTGAGCAAAGAGTACGCAGCTGAAGGGACAGCGATACAAATTGCCATTCGTAAAAAAACAGCACCAGCAACGGTGGCAAGGCCACCATTCATAAAAAAATAA
- a CDS encoding four helix bundle protein: protein MNFEEWQAKVHKVMIDDPSWRMEAYRLSLFLSDICWTDTSKIVEKRIYSLADQLYRSVDSISANIAEGYSRFSNKEKARFYEISLGSAREAKDWYFKSRHILGEEVFLDRANLITSIIKLLNRMIVDRRRVGS from the coding sequence ATGAATTTTGAAGAATGGCAGGCTAAGGTTCATAAAGTAATGATTGATGACCCATCCTGGAGAATGGAAGCTTACAGGTTGAGTTTATTTCTTTCCGACATATGTTGGACTGATACATCAAAAATCGTAGAAAAAAGAATTTATTCCTTAGCAGACCAACTTTATAGAAGTGTGGATTCTATAAGTGCGAACATAGCTGAGGGATACTCTAGATTTTCAAACAAAGAAAAAGCCAGATTCTATGAGATATCACTGGGATCTGCTAGAGAAGCTAAAGACTGGTATTTCAAAAGTAGACACATTTTAGGAGAGGAGGTGTTTTTGGATAGAGCTAATCTTATTACTTCAATAATAAAATTACTAAACCGGATGATTGTTGACAGAAGAAGAGTAGGCAGCTAA
- a CDS encoding flavin oxidoreductase — MTHLSIKDFEQMPSRYRAHCINSVTGYKSSNLLGTCSKDGSTNLAIFSSITHLGSNPPLLGFVLRPRTVTRNTYDNLKSTGVFTVNHVHAGMIKQAHQTSAKYPEGVSEFRATGLTEEYQDGFEAPFVKESRIKIGCSYENEYFLKENDCIFIVARIEHLIIDQNFQMNDGFIDLTKAGTITATGLDGYALPSLLDRFSYAEPEKDLNSIL; from the coding sequence ATGACTCATTTATCTATAAAAGACTTTGAGCAAATGCCTTCCCGATACAGAGCGCATTGTATCAATAGTGTAACAGGATATAAGTCTTCCAATTTATTGGGAACCTGCTCAAAAGATGGCAGCACAAATCTTGCAATTTTCAGCTCAATAACACACCTGGGAAGTAATCCTCCATTACTCGGTTTTGTGCTACGCCCCAGAACTGTTACTCGAAATACCTATGATAACTTGAAATCTACCGGCGTTTTTACTGTGAATCATGTCCATGCTGGCATGATAAAACAAGCTCATCAAACCTCCGCTAAATACCCTGAAGGAGTTTCTGAATTTAGAGCTACAGGTTTAACAGAGGAGTACCAAGATGGATTTGAAGCTCCTTTTGTAAAAGAAAGCCGGATCAAAATCGGCTGTTCCTATGAAAATGAATATTTCCTAAAAGAGAATGACTGCATTTTCATTGTCGCCAGGATCGAGCATCTCATTATTGATCAAAATTTCCAAATGAATGATGGCTTTATAGATCTCACAAAAGCAGGTACTATTACCGCAACTGGTCTCGATGGGTACGCTCTTCCCTCACTATTAGATCGGTTTAGTTATGCGGAACCTGAAAAGGATTTAAACTCTATTTTGTAA
- a CDS encoding Glu/Leu/Phe/Val dehydrogenase: MAKYKFFEQVNKNFDKAAAYTRFDKGILSQIKMCNTVYHVSFPLRRDNGSVEVVEGWRVEHSHHKTPTKGGIRYSHKVDEDETMALAALMTYKCAIVDVPFGGAKGGVKISRRSYSDGELERITRRYTFELVKKGFIGPGVDVPAPDYGTGAREMGWILDTYRQMKDDMNAEACVTGKPLQNSGIRGRTEATGRGVYFGIREACNVKKDMDALGLNTGVEGKTFVVQGLGNVGYHASLYMTQAGAKLIGVSELEGAIYDPNGIDLQALVDFRKETGSIMGFGNSIALPSNKDIFVQECDIIIPAALESQITGENVHNVKAKIIAEAANGPTTADAHEILTDRGALVIPDSYLNAGGVVVSYFEWLKNIQHVRYGRMNKRFDEESLTRIARELESISGKKYSTEALESLTHGAEEADLVDSGLEETMITAYQQIMDIRDEHNMTDLRTAAFVNAINKIGIMYEQMGIFP; encoded by the coding sequence ATGGCAAAGTATAAATTCTTCGAGCAGGTAAATAAGAATTTCGATAAAGCAGCAGCATATACCCGATTTGATAAAGGGATTCTCAGCCAAATTAAAATGTGTAATACGGTATACCATGTGTCATTTCCCCTCAGGAGAGATAATGGATCAGTTGAGGTAGTTGAAGGATGGAGGGTAGAACATAGCCATCACAAAACACCAACCAAAGGTGGTATCCGCTACAGCCATAAAGTAGATGAAGATGAAACAATGGCATTGGCTGCATTAATGACTTATAAATGTGCCATCGTGGATGTACCTTTTGGAGGCGCAAAAGGCGGTGTTAAAATCAGCCGAAGAAGTTATTCTGATGGTGAGCTGGAAAGAATAACTCGTCGCTATACGTTCGAGCTGGTTAAAAAAGGATTTATCGGCCCTGGAGTCGACGTACCCGCTCCTGATTATGGCACCGGAGCCAGAGAAATGGGTTGGATTCTGGATACCTACCGTCAGATGAAAGACGATATGAATGCAGAGGCTTGTGTAACCGGAAAACCTCTTCAGAATAGCGGGATTAGAGGCAGAACTGAAGCCACAGGGCGAGGAGTATATTTTGGAATCCGGGAAGCTTGCAATGTCAAAAAAGACATGGATGCGTTGGGATTAAATACTGGTGTTGAAGGAAAGACTTTTGTAGTACAAGGTTTAGGAAATGTAGGATACCATGCATCCCTATATATGACCCAGGCCGGCGCAAAATTGATAGGGGTTTCTGAGCTTGAGGGTGCAATCTACGATCCGAACGGTATCGATTTACAGGCTCTGGTTGATTTCAGGAAGGAAACAGGGAGTATTATGGGTTTTGGTAATAGCATCGCCCTTCCTTCGAATAAAGACATTTTTGTACAAGAGTGCGATATCATAATCCCTGCAGCTCTGGAAAGCCAGATAACAGGGGAGAATGTTCATAATGTAAAGGCAAAGATTATCGCAGAAGCTGCAAACGGGCCAACTACTGCTGACGCTCATGAAATTCTAACTGACAGAGGGGCTCTTGTTATACCTGACTCATACCTAAATGCTGGTGGTGTGGTTGTTTCCTACTTCGAGTGGTTGAAAAATATTCAGCATGTTCGCTATGGAAGAATGAATAAGCGTTTTGACGAGGAAAGTTTAACCCGGATCGCCCGAGAGTTAGAGTCAATTTCGGGAAAGAAATATTCAACTGAGGCTCTGGAAAGCTTAACTCACGGAGCCGAAGAAGCAGATCTTGTTGATTCCGGACTTGAAGAAACAATGATCACGGCGTACCAACAGATAATGGATATTCGTGATGAGCACAACATGACCGATCTTCGAACGGCGGCTTTTGTTAATGCGATTAATAAAATCGGCATTATGTATGAGCAGATGGGAATTTTCCCGTAA
- a CDS encoding DNA translocase FtsK: MAKKKLNTATNQRLNSGRKKEIAGIIVIAIAVLLGLSIMSYTSSDYQYARSITFTDLFNPDANSRLVQNWLGPVGAYISHFLVYSLFGYTSIIFALIVGYNGWHIFRRREFKENNWLNILSVWGMILLSTFIGWLNTNANFPDDSIWSGVSGVAISRILQNITGVASIFILSVSVIVTLLLLWDRDLQKTIDSVKIWMDNLRDKMEQSRIAREEKKAQRIAEREERVAAKKAEIQLQKEEKEVEAAAKKREEAIQKRQIAEAKSKEEAVKPKPSIEDIVEKSEEEDRKRIEKEKAEVQTLDTRPRAIIEKPDSEPEEGSEEDVEVAIFKGEGDEEAGEKDLDKLNADKAKEVPVIKYKFPTIELLNTPPNEGNEVDLEEIKENKRIILDKLRRHKIEIVGINAIVGPTVTLYELEPAPDVKISKIESYSNDLKMATASKGLRMLAPIPGKSAVGIEVPNSTRETVYIKQVINTKKFVETSMTLPVAFGKTIENEVFMMDLTKMPHLLVAGATGSGKSVGINTIITCLLYKCHPDNLKFVMIDPKKIELSLYRNIQNHFLAMLPDADEPIITDTTKALETLNSVCKEMDDRYDLLKMAMVRDIKAYNAKYKEEELEEELGHRHLPYIVVIIDELADLMMTAGKQIEEPIARIAQLARAVGIHLVVATQRPSVNVITGTIKANFPARLAYQVASKVDSRTILDVGGADQLVGMGDMLFTNGAGMTRIQNAFVSTEEVEAINAFIGQQAGYKEPFHLPIIQEDNAGVPDPLEDIDDMFEAAAKVVMLHQQGSVSLLQRKLKIGYNRAGRIIDQLFNAGIVGPYQGSTARDVLIQEEEELREIMDGLNELD, from the coding sequence ATGGCTAAGAAAAAGCTGAATACTGCTACTAATCAACGGTTGAATTCGGGTAGAAAAAAAGAGATTGCCGGAATTATTGTGATAGCCATAGCTGTGTTGCTTGGATTAAGTATCATGTCTTACACATCCAGCGACTATCAGTATGCAAGAAGTATCACATTTACCGACTTATTTAATCCTGATGCTAACTCCAGGTTAGTCCAAAACTGGTTAGGACCTGTTGGGGCTTATATATCTCATTTTTTGGTGTACTCCCTGTTTGGATATACCAGCATTATTTTTGCGCTTATTGTTGGGTATAATGGATGGCACATCTTCAGAAGAAGAGAGTTTAAAGAAAATAATTGGCTGAATATCCTGTCCGTCTGGGGGATGATATTGCTATCTACATTTATTGGTTGGCTAAATACCAATGCTAATTTCCCCGACGATTCTATTTGGAGTGGAGTATCTGGAGTAGCAATTTCCCGCATCCTCCAAAACATTACGGGGGTAGCTTCTATTTTTATTCTTTCAGTGTCGGTGATAGTAACTTTGCTGTTGCTTTGGGATCGTGATCTCCAGAAAACCATTGATAGTGTTAAAATCTGGATGGATAATTTGCGGGATAAGATGGAGCAATCTCGGATCGCCAGAGAAGAAAAGAAAGCCCAGCGAATTGCTGAAAGAGAAGAAAGAGTTGCAGCTAAAAAAGCTGAAATTCAATTACAGAAAGAAGAAAAGGAAGTAGAGGCAGCAGCTAAAAAACGAGAAGAAGCAATACAAAAGCGACAGATTGCAGAAGCGAAATCAAAAGAAGAAGCGGTAAAGCCCAAGCCAAGTATTGAAGATATCGTAGAGAAGTCGGAAGAAGAAGATCGAAAGAGAATCGAGAAAGAAAAAGCAGAAGTTCAAACCCTCGATACTCGTCCAAGGGCAATTATTGAAAAGCCTGATTCCGAGCCAGAAGAAGGAAGCGAGGAAGACGTTGAAGTCGCCATCTTTAAAGGAGAAGGTGATGAGGAAGCAGGAGAAAAAGATTTAGATAAACTGAATGCCGATAAAGCTAAAGAAGTACCGGTAATCAAGTATAAGTTCCCTACTATTGAGCTTCTTAATACTCCTCCCAATGAAGGAAATGAAGTTGACCTGGAGGAGATAAAGGAAAATAAGCGCATCATTCTCGACAAGCTGAGACGTCATAAAATCGAGATCGTTGGGATTAATGCCATTGTTGGCCCCACGGTGACTTTATATGAACTTGAGCCGGCGCCGGATGTGAAGATTAGTAAGATCGAGAGCTACTCCAACGACTTGAAAATGGCCACAGCTTCGAAGGGCCTTCGAATGCTAGCTCCAATTCCTGGGAAATCTGCGGTAGGGATTGAAGTTCCAAATAGCACACGGGAAACGGTATACATAAAGCAGGTAATTAATACCAAAAAGTTTGTAGAAACCAGCATGACTTTGCCGGTTGCATTTGGTAAAACCATTGAAAATGAAGTATTCATGATGGATTTAACCAAAATGCCACATCTCCTGGTAGCAGGAGCTACAGGTTCTGGTAAGTCAGTGGGTATAAATACCATCATTACCTGTCTTCTCTACAAGTGTCACCCTGACAATCTTAAATTTGTGATGATAGATCCAAAGAAGATTGAACTTTCTTTGTATCGAAATATCCAGAATCATTTTTTGGCCATGTTGCCAGATGCTGATGAGCCTATTATCACTGATACCACCAAAGCACTGGAAACACTAAATAGTGTTTGTAAAGAAATGGATGATCGTTACGATCTCCTCAAAATGGCTATGGTTCGGGATATCAAGGCGTATAATGCCAAGTACAAGGAAGAGGAACTTGAGGAAGAATTAGGGCACCGTCATCTGCCATATATCGTAGTAATTATTGACGAGCTTGCCGATTTAATGATGACTGCTGGAAAACAAATCGAAGAACCGATCGCGCGGATTGCTCAATTAGCACGAGCCGTTGGTATTCATCTCGTAGTAGCCACTCAGCGGCCATCTGTAAATGTAATTACCGGTACCATTAAAGCGAACTTCCCGGCTCGGTTGGCTTACCAGGTTGCTTCAAAAGTGGATTCCAGAACTATCCTGGATGTGGGTGGTGCTGATCAGTTGGTTGGAATGGGGGATATGCTCTTTACAAATGGCGCAGGAATGACACGTATTCAGAACGCTTTTGTATCAACAGAAGAAGTGGAAGCAATAAATGCATTTATTGGTCAACAGGCTGGGTATAAAGAACCATTTCATCTGCCAATTATCCAGGAAGACAATGCGGGAGTTCCGGATCCGTTAGAAGACATTGACGATATGTTTGAAGCAGCAGCCAAAGTGGTGATGCTTCATCAACAAGGTTCGGTTTCACTACTTCAAAGAAAATTGAAAATAGGGTATAACCGGGCTGGAAGAATTATAGACCAATTATTTAATGCAGGGATTGTTGGACCATATCAAGGAAGTACAGCCAGAGATGTTCTTATCCAGGAAGAAGAAGAACTTCGCGAAATTATGGATGGACTTAATGAGCTCGATTAA
- a CDS encoding DoxX family protein — translation MFLQHQEFERIDITITDWMAKNGLLIMRVGLGIIFLWFGALKFFPGLSPAEELVRNTVYFVNPDFFIPILATWEVLIGFGLIAGKFMRFTLLLLFLQMPGTALPIVVLPDVIWTNFPFGLTLEGQYIIKNLVLVSAGLVLGATVRGGRLVSS, via the coding sequence ATGTTTTTACAACATCAAGAGTTCGAGAGGATCGATATCACCATCACCGATTGGATGGCAAAGAATGGCTTACTCATTATGAGAGTAGGTTTGGGGATTATTTTTCTCTGGTTTGGAGCTTTAAAATTTTTCCCTGGGTTAAGCCCCGCTGAAGAGTTAGTTAGGAATACCGTCTATTTTGTTAACCCGGACTTTTTCATACCTATTCTGGCAACCTGGGAAGTGTTGATTGGCTTTGGTTTAATAGCTGGAAAATTTATGCGGTTCACACTTCTTTTGCTCTTCCTTCAAATGCCTGGCACTGCTTTACCCATTGTTGTATTACCTGATGTAATCTGGACGAACTTTCCATTTGGGTTAACTCTTGAAGGTCAGTACATCATAAAGAATCTGGTACTTGTAAGTGCCGGATTGGTACTTGGAGCTACGGTAAGAGGAGGGAGATTGGTTAGTAGTTAA